CCTTCACTTTCCAATTGTCTTCCTCCAAAGGCTCTGAAAGGGCCAGATAAAACTTGAAGTTAGGAAACTCCTTTTCAAGTTGATAGAAGTGATCTAAATAAAACAGTTCCCTCTTGGACCTACCACCATACCAATAAGTAACTTTTCTTTTTGTTTTCAGTGTCTTAAAGAGATGATACAAATGGGAACGCATAGGGGCCATTCCGGCTCCACCACCCACATATAACATTTCAGCATCTGACTCATTAATAAAAAATTCACCGTAAGGTCCGGATATGATACAATCATCCCCGGGTTTTAAGCTGAATATGTAGGAAGATGCAATTCCTGGGTTTACGTCCATCCACCCATTTTTGGACCTATCCCACGGTGGCGTCGCAATACGCACATTGAGCATAATTTCACGCCCTTCCGCTGGATACGAGGCCATGGAGTATGCCCTTTCAACCGTTTCAGGATTTTTCATTACCAAAGGCCACAGATTGAATTTATCCCATTCCGCCTGAAATTTATCGGGCGTATCGTGCTCCTCTGGATGCGCTGTGATATCTATATCAGAATATTTTATCTCACATTCCGGTATTTCTATTTGAATATAGCCACCAGCCTTATAGTTCATATCTTCAGGGATTTCCACTACAAATTCCTTAATGAAAGAAGCAACGTTATAATTCCTTACGACCTTGGCATTCCATTTCTTTATCCCGAAAACCTCTTCGGGGATGGTAATCTCCATATCCTGCTTTACCTTCACTTGACAAGCCAAACGGGCACCATGGTTCAATTCCTTTTTAGAGAAATGAGGTGTTTCCGTAGGCAAAGCCTCACCACCACCGGATAATACATGGCACTCACATTGAATGCAGGTACCTCCACCACCGCAAGCAGAAGGCAAAAATATTTTTTGGTTTCCCAACGTGGAAAGCAAGGAACTACCAGAGCCTACTTCTATTTTTTTCTCACCATTTATAGTGATAGTTACGGGTCCGGATGGTGAAAGTTTTTCCTTTGTGAACAATAACAAAGCCACTAATATCATCAGTAGGATTAAGAAAGCGACTACCGTGATCAATATTGTTCCACCTGTACTTGCAGCTAAAATCATGCCTTTTATTTTACGTCGTTATAGGAGATTTCCTTCTCGTCAATCTCAGAATTATTTTCAGTTACCTCTTTTGTTGGTGTTTCTATCTTTTCCTCTTTGGGTGCTTCAATTTGTACGGTTTCCTGGGCATCTTCTGCTGCCTCATCACCACCTGTCAACATACCTCCAAAGCTTTGGAACCCTATCCCCATTAAACCGGTTATAATAAAAGTAATTCCCAAGCCCCTTAATGGCGCAGGAACATTGGAATATCTTATTTTTTCACGGATGGCCGCTATAGCCAAAATCGCCAAAAACCAGCCTATACCCGAACTAAGACCATAATTAAAGGCTAGTCCGAAAGTTTCGATTTGTCTAGATTGCATAAAAAGAGAACCACCGAGAATAGCACAGTTCACTGCAATCAAAGGCAGGAAGATACCCAAGGAGTTATACAACGATGGAGAAAATTTTTCTACAACTATCTCCACCAATTGAACCATAGTAGCTATGGTTGCAATGAACAAGATGAAAGAAAGGAAACTTAGATTGTAATCCGCGTATTCCGGGCCTAACCACGACAATGCACCTTCTTGTAGAAGGTATCTATCCAATAACCAATTCAAGGGAACGGTTACCGCGAGTACAAATATTACTGCTGCACCAAGACCAACGGCCGTTGCCACTTTTTTGGATACCGCCAAATAGGAACACATTCCTAAGAACACGGCGAATACCATATTGTCAATAAAAATGGACCTAAAAAACAATTCTATATGTTCTAACATAATGTATTTATAAGTATGTTATTAATTCTCTTCTATCAAAGCAGGATTTCTGGATCGCTGTACCCAAATTATGATTCCAACAACAATCAAGGCCGCAGGTGGTATAATCATGAACCCGTTATTCTCATAACCAAAGGAATACAGACCGGTTTTCTCTATAGGGTCACCAAAAACCGGGTATCCAAAAAGAGTTCCTGATCCCAATAGCTCCCTAAAAAAACCTACAATAACCAAAATAATGCCATACCCTAATGAGTTACCAATTCCATCCAAAAAGGATCTCCAAAGTCCATTCCCTAAAGCAAAAGCCTCAAAACGTCCCATGATGATGCAATTGGTAATAATCAATCCTACGAATACGGAAAGCGTTTTACTTAATGGATAAGCAAAAGCTTTGAGTACTTGATCCACTACAATTACTAGAGTTGCCACAACGATTAACTGAACGATAATTCTGATTTTCGATGGGATGATATTCCTCATCGCAGAAATAACCACGTTTCCTAGACCTAAGACGAACATCACCGCAATTGCCATAACAACGGAAGCCTTAAGTTCAGCGGTAATGGCCAATGCGGAACAGATTCCCAATACCTGAATGGTAATAGGGTTATTATCCGCTAATGGATCCTTAATTAGATTTGCATCCTTTTTTGATAAAAGTCCCATATTAATTTGTTCTAATAGTTTTTAAATAATCTTTGTAAAGATTCAAAGTCTCCTTAATCATTGCAGATACTCCATTTCCTGTGATGGTGGCTCCGGCCAAGGCATCCACTTCATTATCCTCTTTATCATTGTTCAGGGGATCGTTATTCCCTTTTGCCACATTGATTCCTGCATATCTGGTACCAGCCATGATACTTTCCCCAGTGAAATCATCCATGAAATATCGCTGGTTAATATTGGCTCCCAGACCAGGGGTTTCACCCTTATGATCAAAAAATACCCCTTGAACGATCATTTTATCATCTAAAGCAATGTATCCCCAGATATCGTCCCATAATCCCTTCCCGTACATTGGAATGACGTAAAACTTCTTTCCGTCCTTTTCACCAATGAACAAAGGCAATTCAGGTGTTTCACCTTTTTTTGCCAAGGCCAATTGCTTTTTCATATCGATCAGATACGCCTCGTCATTATCTACAATCTGGTCCCCTTTAATTATAATTTGCTCGGTTATATATTGGGAAA
The nucleotide sequence above comes from Maribacter algicola. Encoded proteins:
- the nqrF gene encoding NADH:ubiquinone reductase (Na(+)-transporting) subunit F, which codes for MILAASTGGTILITVVAFLILLMILVALLLFTKEKLSPSGPVTITINGEKKIEVGSGSSLLSTLGNQKIFLPSACGGGGTCIQCECHVLSGGGEALPTETPHFSKKELNHGARLACQVKVKQDMEITIPEEVFGIKKWNAKVVRNYNVASFIKEFVVEIPEDMNYKAGGYIQIEIPECEIKYSDIDITAHPEEHDTPDKFQAEWDKFNLWPLVMKNPETVERAYSMASYPAEGREIMLNVRIATPPWDRSKNGWMDVNPGIASSYIFSLKPGDDCIISGPYGEFFINESDAEMLYVGGGAGMAPMRSHLYHLFKTLKTKRKVTYWYGGRSKRELFYLDHFYQLEKEFPNFKFYLALSEPLEEDNWKVKEDIDAPGDGFVGFIHNCVIDNYLSKHESPEDIELYFCGPPLMNKAVQKMGEDFGIPDENIRFDDFGG
- the nqrE gene encoding NADH:ubiquinone reductase (Na(+)-transporting) subunit E, translated to MLEHIELFFRSIFIDNMVFAVFLGMCSYLAVSKKVATAVGLGAAVIFVLAVTVPLNWLLDRYLLQEGALSWLGPEYADYNLSFLSFILFIATIATMVQLVEIVVEKFSPSLYNSLGIFLPLIAVNCAILGGSLFMQSRQIETFGLAFNYGLSSGIGWFLAILAIAAIREKIRYSNVPAPLRGLGITFIITGLMGIGFQSFGGMLTGGDEAAEDAQETVQIEAPKEEKIETPTKEVTENNSEIDEKEISYNDVK
- a CDS encoding NADH:ubiquinone reductase (Na(+)-transporting) subunit D yields the protein MGLLSKKDANLIKDPLADNNPITIQVLGICSALAITAELKASVVMAIAVMFVLGLGNVVISAMRNIIPSKIRIIVQLIVVATLVIVVDQVLKAFAYPLSKTLSVFVGLIITNCIIMGRFEAFALGNGLWRSFLDGIGNSLGYGIILVIVGFFRELLGSGTLFGYPVFGDPIEKTGLYSFGYENNGFMIIPPAALIVVGIIIWVQRSRNPALIEEN
- a CDS encoding Na(+)-translocating NADH-quinone reductase subunit C, which translates into the protein MAINTDKNVYTVVFASVMVIVVGSILAFLATGLSGRINENMRFEKQQNILYAMGINDNVDEGSVNFVPTDIVEDKFSQYITEQIIIKGDQIVDNDEAYLIDMKKQLALAKKGETPELPLFIGEKDGKKFYVIPMYGKGLWDDIWGYIALDDKMIVQGVFFDHKGETPGLGANINQRYFMDDFTGESIMAGTRYAGINVAKGNNDPLNNDKEDNEVDALAGATITGNGVSAMIKETLNLYKDYLKTIRTN